The proteins below come from a single Oerskovia jenensis genomic window:
- a CDS encoding MarR family winged helix-turn-helix transcriptional regulator: MNLPGDDPLDLDAQACFVLSAAARGLVSLYRPFLEPLGITHPQFLVLVALWQGAGAGGRATVTGLADRLLIDPGTLSPALKRLEAVGYVTRVRSPTDARVVEVGLTLRGQELRAEAAGVPGAIAAAAGLSPDDVAQVVAVAGKVVAAVRAAGATGAVSGV, encoded by the coding sequence GTGAACCTACCGGGCGACGACCCTCTCGACCTCGACGCACAGGCGTGCTTCGTGCTCTCCGCGGCGGCGCGCGGACTGGTGTCCTTGTATCGACCCTTCCTCGAGCCGCTCGGGATCACCCACCCGCAGTTCCTCGTCCTGGTCGCGTTGTGGCAGGGCGCGGGGGCCGGCGGGCGTGCGACGGTCACGGGCCTCGCCGATCGCCTCCTGATCGACCCCGGGACGCTCTCCCCGGCGCTCAAGCGGCTCGAGGCCGTCGGCTACGTCACGCGGGTGCGTTCGCCGACGGACGCGAGGGTCGTGGAGGTCGGCCTCACTCTCCGCGGGCAGGAGCTGCGTGCGGAGGCGGCGGGGGTGCCGGGCGCCATCGCTGCCGCGGCAGGGCTGTCGCCCGACGACGTGGCCCAGGTCGTCGCGGTGGCGGGCAAGGTGGTCGCCGCCGTCCGGGCTGCGGGGGCCACCGGCGCGGTCAGCGGGGTGTGA
- a CDS encoding HAD-IA family hydrolase: MSVLPAPGPDLPDSPALPTPGVAFAGRTFDAILFDMDGTLIDSVPAVDRNWRRWAHEYGLADADTFQIEHGTPARTFIARLLPADLVEEAYHRIHDLELHDTEGVRILPGTVDAFASLPATRQAIVTSCTRPLAAARIGASGLVPPAVVVTADDVTHGKPDPDPFLLGAERLGVDPSRCLVVEDAPAGVAAGRAAGCAVLVVEGTHTLAQLAQAAVAPDAGASGLDQVRFAVGQDGSISVTDA; encoded by the coding sequence ATGTCCGTCCTCCCCGCACCCGGCCCCGACCTCCCCGACTCCCCTGCGCTCCCGACCCCGGGCGTCGCGTTCGCGGGGCGCACGTTCGACGCGATCCTGTTCGACATGGACGGCACCCTGATCGACTCCGTGCCCGCGGTCGACCGGAACTGGCGCCGGTGGGCCCACGAGTACGGCCTGGCGGACGCGGACACCTTCCAGATCGAGCACGGCACCCCGGCCAGGACGTTCATCGCGCGACTCCTGCCGGCCGACCTGGTCGAGGAGGCGTACCACCGCATCCACGACCTCGAGCTCCACGACACCGAGGGCGTGCGCATCCTCCCGGGCACGGTCGACGCGTTCGCGTCGCTCCCCGCGACCCGTCAGGCGATCGTCACGTCGTGCACGCGCCCGCTCGCCGCGGCGCGCATCGGGGCGTCGGGCCTCGTGCCGCCCGCGGTCGTCGTCACGGCCGACGACGTCACGCACGGCAAGCCCGACCCGGACCCGTTCCTGCTGGGCGCCGAGCGGCTCGGCGTCGACCCGTCGCGCTGCCTCGTGGTCGAGGACGCGCCCGCCGGGGTCGCCGCGGGCCGGGCGGCGGGGTGCGCCGTGCTCGTCGTCGAGGGCACGCACACGCTCGCCCAGCTCGCCCAGGCCGCCGTGGCTCCCGACGCCGGGGCGAGCGGGCTCGACCAGGTGCGCTTCGCCGTCGGGCAGGACGGGTCGATCAGCGTGACCGACGCCTGA
- a CDS encoding DNA polymerase III subunit delta' — MTVWDDVVGQEHAVEMLSAAATDPAAMTHGWLLTGPPGSGRSNAARAFAAALQCEQGGCGVCQACTTTLAGTHADVKIVATEKVTIAIDEVRELVGLASRRPSQGRWRVIIVEDADRMAERTTNVLLKAIEEPPPRTVWILCAPSPQDVLVTIRSRCRGVALRVPPVEAVARLLVARDGVDPVVAEAAARAAQSHIGLARRLARDGKARERRSSVLSLARRIRGVGDAVVAAGELVEVAQAEAKAATEERDAIEKAELLRALGVEPGGTMPPRLRSQLTDLEKDQKRRATRHQRDVLDRSMLDLLSLYRDVLVVQLGAQVDLVNAELAETVQALAEDSTPEQTVRRMDAIGVARERLGGNVAPLLALEAMAIALRPQG, encoded by the coding sequence GTGACGGTCTGGGACGACGTCGTCGGGCAGGAGCACGCGGTCGAGATGCTCTCGGCCGCGGCGACCGACCCCGCAGCCATGACGCACGGGTGGCTCCTCACCGGCCCACCCGGTTCGGGGCGCTCCAACGCGGCCCGGGCCTTCGCGGCCGCGCTGCAGTGCGAGCAGGGCGGGTGCGGCGTGTGCCAGGCGTGCACCACGACGCTCGCGGGCACGCACGCCGACGTGAAGATCGTCGCGACCGAGAAGGTGACCATCGCGATCGACGAGGTCCGTGAGCTGGTGGGCCTCGCGAGCCGGCGCCCGTCGCAGGGCCGCTGGCGCGTCATCATCGTCGAGGACGCCGACCGCATGGCCGAGCGGACCACGAACGTCCTGCTCAAGGCCATCGAGGAGCCGCCGCCCCGCACGGTCTGGATCCTGTGCGCGCCCAGCCCGCAGGACGTCCTGGTGACGATCCGGTCGCGCTGCCGCGGCGTGGCACTGCGGGTCCCCCCGGTCGAGGCCGTCGCGCGGCTGCTCGTCGCACGCGACGGCGTGGACCCGGTCGTCGCGGAGGCCGCGGCGCGGGCCGCGCAGAGCCACATCGGGCTCGCTCGACGCCTGGCCCGGGACGGCAAGGCGCGCGAGCGCAGGTCCTCGGTGCTGTCGCTCGCGCGGCGGATCCGCGGCGTCGGGGACGCCGTGGTCGCCGCGGGCGAGCTGGTCGAGGTCGCGCAGGCCGAGGCCAAGGCCGCCACCGAGGAGCGCGACGCGATCGAGAAGGCCGAGCTCCTGCGCGCCCTGGGGGTCGAGCCGGGCGGCACCATGCCGCCCCGGCTCCGGTCCCAGCTCACCGATCTCGAGAAGGACCAGAAGCGTCGCGCGACCCGCCACCAGCGCGACGTCCTGGACCGGTCGATGCTCGACCTCCTCTCGCTCTACCGCGACGTGCTCGTGGTGCAGCTCGGAGCGCAGGTGGACCTCGTCAACGCCGAGCTCGCGGAGACCGTGCAGGCGCTCGCGGAGGACTCGACGCCCGAGCAGACCGTGCGTCGCATGGACGCGATCGGCGTGGCGCGCGAGCGGCTCGGCGGCAACGTGGCGCCGCTGCTCGCGCTCGAGGCCATGGCGATCGCGCTGCGCCCGCAGGGATGA
- a CDS encoding Gfo/Idh/MocA family protein: MSNDARTAAPTEPASLPDLVATAADLPDVISGVVPDPRTAPTVRWGILGAGNIAGSFAEAVRDHTRARVVAVGSRDRVRAERFATEHGIHTTHADYTELVEDPQVDVVYVATPHSHHREHALLAIAAGKHVLVEKAFTRNEAEAREILDAARAAGVFVMEAMWTRFLPHVAALRAVIARGEIGEIVTVSADHGQFFPFDPEHRLYAPDLAGGALLDLGVYPVSFAHDVLGAPSSVTAVGALTETGVDGQLGITLGYGRAMATLSTTLWSQTPNVASISGTAGRIEIEGTFYAPTSFRVIRHDGAQWRYDGFRGEGKQYQAAEVARCLDAGLTQSPRMTWQDTLDVMRTMDEVRRQTGVVYPGE; encoded by the coding sequence ATGAGCAACGACGCACGCACCGCGGCACCGACCGAGCCGGCCTCCCTGCCCGACCTCGTCGCGACCGCCGCCGACCTGCCCGACGTGATCTCCGGCGTCGTGCCCGATCCCCGGACCGCACCGACCGTCCGCTGGGGCATCCTCGGCGCCGGGAACATCGCCGGGTCCTTCGCCGAGGCCGTACGCGACCACACCCGCGCGCGCGTCGTGGCCGTGGGATCACGCGACCGCGTCCGGGCCGAGCGCTTCGCGACCGAGCACGGCATCCACACGACCCACGCCGACTACACCGAGCTCGTCGAGGACCCCCAGGTCGACGTCGTCTACGTCGCCACACCCCACTCCCACCACCGCGAGCACGCCCTGCTGGCCATCGCCGCGGGCAAGCACGTCCTGGTCGAGAAGGCGTTCACGCGCAACGAGGCCGAGGCGCGCGAGATCCTCGACGCCGCACGCGCCGCGGGCGTGTTCGTCATGGAGGCCATGTGGACGCGCTTCCTGCCGCACGTCGCGGCGCTGCGCGCGGTCATCGCACGCGGTGAGATCGGTGAGATCGTCACCGTGAGCGCCGACCACGGCCAGTTCTTCCCGTTCGACCCCGAGCACCGGCTCTACGCCCCCGATCTCGCGGGGGGAGCGCTGCTCGACCTGGGCGTGTACCCCGTGTCGTTCGCGCACGACGTGCTGGGGGCGCCGTCGTCGGTCACGGCGGTCGGCGCGCTCACGGAGACGGGCGTCGACGGCCAGCTCGGCATCACCCTCGGCTACGGCCGGGCCATGGCCACGCTGTCGACGACCCTGTGGTCGCAGACGCCCAACGTCGCCTCGATCTCGGGGACCGCGGGGCGCATCGAGATCGAGGGCACGTTCTACGCCCCGACGTCGTTCCGCGTGATCCGGCACGACGGCGCGCAGTGGCGCTACGACGGCTTCCGGGGCGAGGGCAAGCAGTACCAGGCGGCCGAGGTCGCCCGGTGCCTCGACGCCGGGCTGACGCAGAGCCCGCGCATGACCTGGCAGGACACGCTCGACGTCATGCGGACCATGGACGAGGTCCGCCGCCAGACCGGGGTGGTCTACCCGGGCGAGTAG
- a CDS encoding Gfo/Idh/MocA family protein → MVSHAVVNVLGAVPDPGDAPPVRWGVLGAGKIAGTFADEVRTFTQGHVAAVGSRDEHRARDFAQRHAPSATVHGSYASLVADPDVDVVYVATPHSHHRDHGLLAIAAGKPVLMEKAFTRNEGEAREVLAAAQAAGVFVMEAMLTRHLPHVAAIRALIAQGEIGEVRSVTATYGSRAAYDPSHRLFAPELAGGALLDIGIYPLAFATDLLGRPDDVTAVGLQAPTGVDAQSTVVLRYGDRATATLTSSVLAQSAASLVVAGTGGRIEVVDRFMVPTTFSVVWADGARREYDGYATGAKQYEAAEVARCLAEGLTESPRMTWQDTLDLMRVMDTARAQLGVVYPGE, encoded by the coding sequence ATGGTCTCTCACGCAGTGGTGAACGTGCTCGGCGCCGTGCCCGATCCGGGTGACGCGCCGCCCGTGCGCTGGGGCGTCCTCGGGGCGGGGAAGATCGCCGGGACGTTCGCGGACGAGGTCCGGACGTTCACGCAGGGGCACGTCGCGGCCGTGGGATCGCGCGACGAGCACCGGGCACGTGACTTCGCGCAGCGGCACGCACCGTCGGCGACCGTGCACGGGTCGTACGCGTCGCTCGTCGCGGACCCCGACGTCGACGTCGTGTACGTCGCGACGCCGCACTCGCACCACCGCGACCACGGGCTGCTGGCGATCGCGGCGGGCAAGCCGGTCCTCATGGAGAAGGCGTTCACGCGCAACGAGGGCGAGGCGCGCGAGGTCCTGGCCGCGGCGCAGGCCGCGGGCGTGTTCGTCATGGAGGCCATGCTGACGCGGCACCTGCCGCACGTCGCGGCGATCCGCGCGCTGATCGCCCAGGGGGAGATCGGCGAGGTCCGGTCGGTCACGGCGACGTACGGCTCGCGCGCGGCGTACGACCCGTCGCACCGGCTCTTCGCGCCCGAGCTCGCGGGCGGCGCGCTGCTGGACATCGGGATCTACCCGCTCGCGTTCGCGACGGACCTCCTGGGCAGGCCCGACGACGTCACGGCCGTCGGCCTGCAGGCTCCCACCGGGGTGGACGCGCAGTCGACCGTCGTGCTGCGGTACGGGGACCGTGCGACGGCGACACTGACCTCGTCGGTCCTGGCGCAGTCCGCGGCGTCGCTCGTGGTCGCGGGCACGGGGGGCCGGATCGAGGTCGTGGACCGGTTCATGGTGCCCACGACGTTCAGCGTGGTGTGGGCCGACGGGGCGCGGCGCGAGTACGACGGGTATGCAACGGGGGCCAAGCAGTACGAGGCGGCCGAGGTCGCTCGGTGCCTCGCGGAGGGCCTGACCGAGAGCCCGCGGATGACGTGGCAGGACACGCTCGACCTGATGCGGGTCATGGACACGGCCCGCGCGCAGCTGGGGGTCGTCTACCCGGGCGAGTGA
- a CDS encoding ABC transporter ATP-binding protein — MTRRARLDAKQNGPALVPTGASEVRAEGLGHRFAGTQMLFEDLSFTIGPGEVVGVCGPSGCGKSTLLSILAGWETPTTGTLTTAGIARTGWVFQNPYGVPRRSALDHVAFPLLTQGASRAQAQEEALRVMRLFNLEATADRPFAALSGGEAQRLMLARAVCTAPDLLLVDEPTAQLDIHTAATVNETLGHIAEAGSIVVIATHDPDTRAACTRVIDMLDLARHHPPGRPTDDQAGSSAPRRSPARPPSQLEESST, encoded by the coding sequence ATGACCCGCCGAGCGCGCCTCGACGCGAAGCAGAACGGCCCGGCGCTCGTCCCGACCGGCGCCTCGGAGGTCCGGGCCGAAGGACTGGGGCACCGGTTCGCCGGGACCCAGATGCTGTTCGAGGACCTCAGCTTCACCATCGGGCCTGGGGAGGTGGTCGGGGTGTGCGGGCCGTCGGGCTGCGGGAAGTCGACCCTGCTCTCCATCCTCGCCGGGTGGGAGACCCCGACGACCGGGACCTTGACCACGGCCGGCATCGCCCGGACGGGCTGGGTCTTCCAGAACCCGTACGGGGTGCCACGTCGTTCGGCCCTGGACCATGTCGCCTTCCCGTTGCTGACCCAGGGCGCGTCGCGGGCGCAGGCACAGGAGGAGGCCCTGCGGGTCATGCGCCTGTTCAACCTCGAGGCCACGGCCGACCGGCCGTTCGCCGCACTCTCCGGTGGGGAGGCCCAGCGCCTGATGCTGGCTCGCGCGGTGTGCACGGCCCCGGACCTCCTGCTGGTCGACGAGCCGACGGCACAGCTCGACATCCACACGGCGGCGACCGTCAACGAGACGCTGGGCCACATCGCGGAGGCGGGCTCGATCGTCGTCATCGCCACGCACGACCCGGACACCCGGGCCGCGTGCACCCGTGTCATCGACATGCTGGACCTCGCACGCCATCACCCGCCCGGGCGCCCGACGGACGACCAGGCAGGCTCGTCGGCACCCCGCCGGTCCCCTGCCCGACCCCCGTCCCAGCTCGAGGAGAGCAGCACATGA
- a CDS encoding MarR family winged helix-turn-helix transcriptional regulator has protein sequence MTTSIERAAPSGRGPVAAAAAASQHSSSGTDPLALESQVCFALSAGARAMVAMYKPLLEPLRLTHPQYLVMLALWQDAAAGERTTATSLADRLHLDPATLSPLVRRLEATGYLTRSRNEQDGRVVDVTLTRAGRDLRARAEEVPPAITAATGLTPDELMEVHAAASKVVSAALSAGVI, from the coding sequence ATGACCACCTCGATCGAGAGAGCTGCGCCGTCCGGGCGAGGACCCGTGGCGGCCGCCGCTGCGGCCTCGCAGCACTCGTCGTCCGGTACCGACCCGCTCGCGCTCGAGTCCCAGGTCTGTTTCGCGCTGTCGGCAGGTGCCCGCGCCATGGTCGCGATGTACAAGCCGTTGCTCGAACCGTTGCGCCTGACCCACCCGCAGTACCTCGTGATGCTCGCGCTCTGGCAGGACGCCGCAGCGGGAGAGCGGACCACCGCCACGTCCCTCGCGGACCGGCTGCACCTCGACCCCGCGACCCTGTCCCCGCTCGTCCGTCGGCTCGAGGCCACCGGGTACCTCACGCGGTCGCGCAACGAGCAGGACGGCCGCGTCGTCGACGTGACGCTCACCCGGGCAGGACGCGACCTGCGCGCCCGGGCCGAGGAGGTCCCGCCCGCCATCACGGCCGCGACGGGCCTCACGCCCGACGAGCTCATGGAGGTCCACGCCGCGGCCTCGAAGGTCGTCTCGGCCGCACTGAGCGCCGGCGTCATCTAG
- a CDS encoding winged helix-turn-helix transcriptional regulator, producing MDTVAVPVDEVPDVFSPTCPSRLVVERLGDKWTLLVLMALRPGVLRFGELRDTIGAVTPKVLTQTLRSLERDGIVTRTVYAEVPPRVEYSLTDLGRSLLEPVDAIRAWCEINGERIAAARAASTV from the coding sequence ATGGATACTGTGGCGGTCCCGGTCGACGAGGTCCCCGACGTGTTCTCGCCGACCTGCCCCTCGCGGCTCGTCGTCGAACGCCTCGGCGACAAGTGGACCCTCCTCGTCCTCATGGCGCTGCGACCCGGCGTGCTCCGCTTCGGCGAGCTGCGCGACACGATCGGCGCGGTGACTCCCAAGGTCCTCACGCAGACCCTGCGATCGCTCGAACGCGACGGGATCGTGACCCGCACCGTCTACGCCGAGGTGCCGCCGCGCGTCGAGTACTCGCTGACCGACCTGGGCCGTTCCCTGCTCGAGCCCGTCGACGCGATCCGCGCCTGGTGCGAGATCAACGGCGAGCGCATCGCCGCAGCACGCGCGGCGTCGACCGTCTGA
- a CDS encoding FUSC family protein: protein MSSPSVSHPRTARARGLAAGALRQWHLHPRWAMALRGAVAAAVAWVVGIVLPEPFSDYPYYAPLGAVVATTSTVARSVRESFQAAAAIVVGALVARGADLVLAPSALSIALVVAVAILVAGWGLLGDMGSWAVTSALFVLIIGNADKVGYMGAYVGLVVVGALIGIGINLLFPPLPLAASDVALDRLRTALADQLEHLADGLDLDAAPSPEEWDERRMLLDPVLHRSQRSAEQAREAARANRRARRYEDATRAQRAQADALSLTSSVVGDLTRLITAWETQDRDDLAFGEPLRPLTRDALRAYATAVRSTAGALADPEALDQVRETTERLRRAVRDVRSASDEDYFVAGATVLAITRGAAALAGE from the coding sequence ATGAGTTCCCCCAGCGTCTCCCACCCACGAACGGCCCGAGCGCGCGGCCTGGCCGCCGGCGCGCTCCGGCAGTGGCACCTGCACCCCCGGTGGGCCATGGCCCTGCGCGGCGCCGTGGCCGCTGCGGTCGCGTGGGTCGTCGGGATCGTCCTGCCCGAGCCCTTCTCCGACTACCCCTACTACGCACCGCTCGGTGCTGTCGTCGCGACCACGAGCACGGTGGCGCGCTCGGTCCGGGAGTCGTTCCAGGCGGCGGCCGCGATCGTCGTCGGGGCGCTCGTGGCGCGGGGGGCGGACCTCGTGCTCGCCCCCAGCGCGCTGTCGATCGCGCTCGTCGTCGCGGTGGCGATCCTGGTCGCCGGGTGGGGGCTGCTGGGCGACATGGGCTCGTGGGCCGTGACCTCGGCGCTGTTCGTCCTGATCATCGGGAACGCGGACAAGGTCGGGTACATGGGCGCGTACGTGGGGCTCGTGGTGGTCGGGGCGCTCATCGGGATCGGGATCAACCTGCTCTTCCCGCCCCTCCCGCTCGCCGCCTCCGACGTGGCCCTCGACCGCCTGCGGACCGCCCTCGCCGACCAGCTCGAGCACCTGGCGGACGGCCTGGACCTGGACGCGGCGCCCTCGCCCGAGGAGTGGGACGAGCGGCGCATGCTGCTGGACCCCGTGCTCCATCGGTCGCAGCGCTCGGCCGAGCAGGCCCGCGAGGCCGCACGGGCGAACCGCCGCGCCCGCCGGTACGAGGACGCGACCCGTGCCCAACGTGCTCAGGCGGACGCGCTCTCGCTCACGTCATCGGTCGTCGGCGACCTGACCCGGCTCATCACGGCCTGGGAGACGCAGGACCGTGACGACCTCGCGTTCGGGGAGCCGTTGCGCCCCCTGACGCGCGACGCGCTGCGGGCCTACGCGACGGCCGTGCGGTCCACGGCCGGGGCGCTCGCGGACCCCGAGGCGCTCGACCAGGTCCGCGAGACGACCGAGCGGCTGCGACGGGCGGTGCGGGACGTGCGCAGCGCCTCGGACGAGGACTACTTCGTCGCGGGGGCGACCGTGCTGGCGATCACGCGAGGGGCGGCGGCGCTCGCCGGGGAGTAG
- a CDS encoding histidine phosphatase family protein, with amino-acid sequence MTLTLTLVRHGQTVLNSRRFLQGACDSPLTRTGRAGVRVTAQHLSRHDFDAAYSSPQGRAVLTAIEILRHHPELTLTVDEDLRELSFGTFERRPERELDAVVPWSTLVPAVLAGTHPGIGGGEPGAEFMARVRAVLGRIVAAHDEAAGPGADRDEHVLVVGHGLTLGAMLATIDPAGLVALPNASVSTVEVTDGVARVVAAGIDVAGHRAVAARPALAPAPAAAPLPA; translated from the coding sequence ATGACCCTCACACTGACGCTCGTCCGCCACGGCCAGACCGTCCTCAACTCCCGCCGCTTCCTCCAGGGCGCGTGCGACTCGCCGCTCACGCGGACGGGCCGAGCGGGGGTCCGCGTCACGGCGCAGCACCTCTCGCGCCACGACTTCGACGCCGCCTACTCCTCGCCCCAGGGACGCGCCGTGCTCACGGCGATCGAGATCCTGCGGCACCACCCCGAGCTCACGCTCACGGTCGACGAGGACCTGCGCGAGCTGTCCTTCGGCACGTTCGAGCGACGGCCCGAGCGCGAGCTCGACGCCGTCGTCCCGTGGAGCACCCTCGTGCCCGCGGTGCTCGCCGGCACCCACCCGGGCATCGGCGGGGGAGAGCCCGGCGCGGAGTTCATGGCGCGCGTCCGGGCGGTCCTCGGTCGGATCGTCGCCGCGCACGACGAAGCGGCCGGCCCGGGTGCGGACCGTGACGAGCACGTGCTCGTCGTGGGTCACGGGCTGACGCTCGGCGCGATGCTCGCGACGATCGACCCGGCCGGGCTCGTCGCGCTGCCCAACGCCTCGGTCTCGACGGTCGAGGTCACGGACGGCGTCGCGCGCGTCGTCGCGGCGGGGATCGATGTCGCGGGGCACAGAGCGGTCGCCGCTCGGCCGGCACTGGCACCGGCCCCGGCCGCGGCGCCGCTGCCAGCCTGA
- a CDS encoding NAD-dependent epimerase/dehydratase family protein yields the protein MKVLLTGGTGYIGSAVLAALTAHGHQVTALVRSEGAARAVEAAGATPVVADLTDTTVVATFLADADAAVHAAAAADGTSLAIDNSVVDAVLATFDGTGKPFVHTGGIWVYGNNDAIVEDSPLDPPAIVAWRVPIEERLLAAAAQGAVVASVVVPGVVYGHGSGIPPLLAGAPRTGPDDAALTLVGSGTQHWATVHVDDLAELYVLAVEQRLTGRLLGTGDDHATVADLTRAASRAAGLGGAVGPESDDASRERLGAPFADALLLDQRAATTTRSRAAGWSPTRPSLTQELETGSYAPAPAAH from the coding sequence ATGAAGGTTCTGCTCACGGGTGGCACGGGGTACATCGGGTCCGCGGTGCTGGCCGCTCTCACGGCGCACGGGCACCAGGTGACGGCTCTCGTCCGTAGCGAGGGGGCGGCCCGCGCGGTCGAGGCCGCGGGTGCGACCCCGGTCGTCGCCGACCTCACCGACACGACCGTGGTCGCCACGTTCCTCGCGGACGCCGACGCGGCGGTGCACGCCGCGGCCGCGGCCGACGGCACGAGCCTCGCGATCGACAACTCGGTCGTCGACGCGGTCCTCGCGACGTTCGACGGCACGGGCAAGCCGTTCGTCCACACGGGCGGCATCTGGGTCTACGGGAACAACGACGCGATCGTCGAGGACTCGCCCCTGGACCCGCCCGCGATCGTCGCGTGGCGCGTCCCGATCGAGGAGCGGCTCCTCGCCGCCGCGGCCCAGGGTGCCGTGGTCGCGTCGGTCGTCGTCCCGGGCGTCGTGTACGGCCACGGGTCGGGCATCCCGCCCCTCCTCGCGGGAGCCCCGCGCACCGGGCCCGACGACGCCGCGCTCACCCTGGTCGGCAGCGGTACCCAGCACTGGGCGACGGTCCACGTCGACGACCTCGCCGAGCTCTACGTGCTCGCGGTCGAACAGCGGCTCACGGGGCGCCTCCTCGGCACGGGCGACGACCATGCCACGGTCGCGGACCTCACGCGGGCCGCGAGCCGTGCTGCCGGGCTGGGCGGCGCCGTCGGGCCGGAGAGCGACGACGCGAGCCGGGAACGGCTCGGTGCGCCCTTCGCGGACGCGCTCCTGCTCGACCAGCGCGCCGCGACCACGACGCGCTCGCGTGCGGCGGGCTGGTCGCCCACGCGGCCGTCGCTCACGCAGGAGCTCGAGACCGGGAGCTACGCGCCCGCCCCCGCGGCGCACTGA
- a CDS encoding GNAT family N-acetyltransferase, producing MTTTWRVRPVLLDDEPEWLDLYAGYRAFYELPADAARDRLVWSWLHDGASGVRGLVATDGDRLGGIAVLRTFERPLDGSHGCWLDDLFVADDARGAGVGRLLLGAVGVHAGDQGASVVRWITDPANATARRLYDSVATATPWVTYDMSPGTGA from the coding sequence GTGACGACGACCTGGCGGGTGCGCCCCGTCCTCCTCGACGACGAGCCCGAGTGGCTCGACCTGTACGCGGGCTACCGCGCGTTCTACGAGCTGCCCGCGGACGCGGCGCGGGACCGCCTGGTCTGGTCCTGGCTGCACGACGGCGCCTCGGGGGTCCGCGGGCTGGTCGCCACGGACGGGGACCGCCTCGGCGGGATCGCGGTGCTGCGCACGTTCGAGCGCCCGCTCGACGGGTCGCACGGCTGCTGGCTCGACGACCTGTTCGTCGCCGACGACGCTCGTGGTGCCGGGGTCGGGCGTCTGCTCCTCGGGGCCGTGGGGGTGCACGCCGGGGACCAGGGGGCGAGCGTCGTGCGGTGGATCACGGACCCGGCGAACGCGACCGCGCGGCGGCTCTACGACTCGGTCGCGACCGCGACCCCGTGGGTCACGTACGACATGTCCCCCGGCACGGGGGCCTGA
- a CDS encoding peptidoglycan-binding domain-containing protein codes for MRTFRTGSAVALGGVTVAALGVAAGLVLAPPRAPAELAAASAEQTVATSTQQFDDKRTVPVTLHVSESTILRTAATGVVTEVTLGAAGELTSGTAPFDVNSEPVIALHTSVPIYRDLTAGDRGIDVTALQSELARLGYTVDANGRFGPRTTAAVKALQKREGMSKPSGSVALAQIVWLPAATVTPETWTATLGSAIDETGELGTVPAALTAVSVASPPAGLVPGERVLELLGQTTTLDANNASTDPAFLAAVMASAEYRSIRQSDTPDEATASIALTTPLTTIRVPPAAVFAVEGAQACIQVDGTAVPVTIVGSGLGASLVTLEGEPPTEVDLGSAITASACR; via the coding sequence ATGCGTACCTTCCGCACCGGCTCCGCCGTCGCCCTGGGAGGTGTGACCGTCGCCGCCCTCGGCGTCGCCGCCGGCCTCGTCCTGGCCCCGCCCCGCGCCCCCGCCGAGCTCGCCGCGGCGTCCGCCGAGCAGACGGTCGCCACGTCGACCCAGCAGTTCGACGACAAGCGCACCGTGCCCGTGACCCTGCACGTCTCCGAGTCCACGATCCTCCGCACGGCCGCGACCGGCGTCGTGACCGAGGTGACGCTCGGAGCCGCGGGCGAGCTCACCTCCGGCACGGCCCCGTTCGACGTGAACAGCGAGCCCGTCATCGCGCTCCACACGAGCGTCCCGATCTACCGGGACCTCACCGCGGGAGACCGCGGCATCGACGTCACGGCGCTCCAGTCCGAGCTCGCCCGCCTGGGGTACACCGTCGACGCCAACGGCAGGTTCGGGCCCCGGACGACAGCCGCCGTCAAGGCGTTGCAGAAGCGCGAGGGCATGTCCAAGCCCAGCGGCTCGGTCGCCCTGGCACAGATCGTGTGGCTGCCCGCGGCGACCGTGACGCCCGAGACCTGGACCGCGACCCTCGGCAGCGCGATCGACGAGACCGGCGAGCTGGGTACCGTGCCGGCCGCACTCACGGCCGTCTCCGTGGCGAGCCCGCCCGCGGGCCTCGTGCCGGGCGAGCGGGTGCTCGAGCTGCTCGGCCAGACCACGACCCTCGACGCCAACAACGCGAGCACCGACCCCGCGTTCCTCGCCGCGGTCATGGCCTCGGCCGAGTACCGGTCGATCCGCCAGTCCGACACCCCGGACGAGGCGACCGCGTCCATCGCCCTGACGACCCCCTTGACCACGATCAGGGTCCCGCCCGCCGCGGTCTTCGCCGTCGAGGGGGCTCAGGCCTGCATCCAGGTCGACGGCACCGCCGTCCCCGTGACCATCGTCGGCTCCGGGCTGGGCGCGAGCCTCGTCACGCTCGAGGGCGAACCGCCCACCGAGGTCGACCTCGGCAGCGCGATCACCGCGAGCGCGTGCCGATGA